The following are encoded in a window of uncultured Sphaerochaeta sp. genomic DNA:
- the uvrC gene encoding excinuclease ABC subunit UvrC, producing the protein MKKKEDVVQYTPASAVESLGCVAAEQVSPQMQAREFPHASGVYLMRDEKGSIIYVGKAKDLRKRVTSYFLANRSAKTAALVRKIASIEYIITGNEYEALVLENNLIKKYSPHYNISLKDGKSYPMIRITNEKFPKVFKTRRLIDDGSSYYGPYPDAGKLDLYLDLIAKLFPLRRCSTPLRKREKPCLYYHIGLCRGPCAGLVSEEEYGKSVTAVRNLLEGRTDALLATLQEEMIQASKALNFEEAATKRDQIAAIKTTQVGQQVQDFASESRDYAAIEMRGPLCTISLMQMRDGQLIGRALYRAETLGEETDTLLNFLIQYYADGQKLPQFLYVSHEIDVHLIRRYFTEQLGGRLEVNLPIDGKHYRILRMARENASRDVEKRLKSKDNTRALEELADILGLAAPPALIEGFDIAQLHGKYTVASLISFRDGNPDKPNYRRYNIKSLEGRIDDYESIREAVARRYTKILNENLERPGLLIIDGGQGQVNAAREILDALGMVDIPIIGLAEQFETIVFDDEREDLQLPEDNEALRLVIAVRDECHRFATSANQAARSREASFRVLESVEGIGRKRSERLMKQYGSLEAILAKSAEELSKEGGISLVVAKRILSQLSL; encoded by the coding sequence ATGAAGAAGAAAGAGGACGTAGTACAGTATACCCCAGCCAGTGCGGTGGAAAGTCTTGGATGTGTAGCAGCAGAACAGGTCAGTCCCCAGATGCAGGCACGAGAATTCCCTCATGCCAGTGGTGTCTATTTGATGCGTGACGAGAAAGGTTCCATCATCTATGTCGGAAAGGCAAAGGATCTTCGCAAACGGGTAACCAGCTATTTTCTCGCAAATAGGAGTGCCAAGACGGCAGCGCTTGTAAGGAAGATTGCTTCCATCGAGTACATCATAACCGGTAACGAGTATGAGGCATTGGTACTTGAGAATAATCTCATCAAGAAGTACTCGCCGCACTACAATATCTCCCTCAAGGATGGCAAGAGCTATCCAATGATTCGAATCACCAATGAGAAGTTCCCCAAGGTCTTCAAGACCAGGCGACTCATAGATGATGGTTCCTCCTATTATGGTCCCTATCCCGATGCCGGTAAACTAGACCTCTACCTTGATCTGATTGCAAAACTATTTCCTCTGAGAAGATGTTCCACACCACTGAGAAAGCGGGAGAAGCCTTGCTTGTACTACCACATAGGACTTTGCCGGGGCCCTTGTGCAGGGTTGGTCAGCGAAGAAGAGTATGGGAAATCAGTCACCGCAGTAAGGAATCTCCTCGAGGGGAGAACCGATGCACTCCTGGCAACATTGCAGGAGGAGATGATCCAGGCCTCCAAGGCGCTGAACTTTGAGGAGGCAGCAACCAAACGGGACCAGATAGCTGCCATAAAAACCACACAGGTAGGGCAACAAGTACAGGACTTCGCAAGTGAGAGCAGGGACTACGCCGCCATCGAGATGCGAGGACCCTTGTGCACCATTAGCTTGATGCAGATGCGCGATGGTCAGTTGATCGGTCGGGCATTGTACCGTGCGGAAACACTTGGAGAGGAGACAGACACCCTATTGAACTTCCTGATACAGTACTATGCAGATGGGCAGAAACTTCCCCAGTTCCTGTATGTCTCCCATGAGATAGATGTGCATTTGATCAGGCGTTACTTCACCGAGCAATTGGGAGGAAGACTGGAAGTTAACCTCCCCATTGACGGGAAACACTACAGAATACTCCGTATGGCGAGGGAGAATGCAAGCCGGGATGTGGAAAAGCGGTTGAAGAGCAAGGACAACACCAGGGCACTGGAGGAACTTGCCGATATCCTTGGCCTTGCTGCCCCGCCAGCCCTTATCGAGGGATTCGATATTGCCCAGTTGCATGGCAAGTACACCGTTGCATCCCTGATTTCCTTCCGCGACGGCAATCCAGACAAACCAAACTACCGCAGGTACAACATCAAAAGTCTTGAAGGGAGGATTGATGACTATGAATCCATCCGCGAGGCAGTAGCCAGACGATATACAAAGATCCTGAATGAGAACCTGGAACGTCCAGGACTCCTGATCATCGATGGTGGGCAGGGTCAGGTAAATGCTGCCAGGGAGATTCTCGATGCGTTGGGGATGGTGGATATTCCAATCATAGGGCTTGCCGAACAGTTTGAGACCATTGTATTTGATGATGAGAGAGAGGACCTTCAGCTCCCAGAGGACAATGAAGCGTTACGGTTGGTAATCGCTGTTAGGGATGAGTGCCACCGGTTTGCCACCAGTGCAAACCAAGCAGCAAGGAGTCGTGAAGCCTCCTTCCGTGTTCTGGAGTCCGTGGAGGGAATCGGAAGGAAGCGAAGTGAGCGCTTGATGAAACAATACGGAAGTCTGGAAGCCATCTTGGCAAAGTCAGCTGAGGAGCTGAGCAAGGAAGGGGGAATCTCCCTTGTTGTTGCGAAGCGGATACTGAGCCAGCTCTCTCTCTAG
- a CDS encoding spore photoproduct lyase family protein, whose product MNHPLFATLPTEEQHYLMQLDERYHFSFQQQRQLIESACDLAMWQLGPLEKWIDEEKVAKLQGKAQAKGLIASHLNKMQEEREKPTNYQDFNPDTRLPDKFQSLLVSSDTLMGRCPCPVEGEKTRCCNLKTLDVVQQCAFGCSYCSIQSFYNSHEIKVVENLSKRLQELHLDEDTWHIGTGQSSDSLLWGNDYGTLDALSILASRYPNLIIELKTKSKRSDYLSLDLPFNIVSTWSLNAPTIIEKEEHLAASLQGRLDAARRARDKGRIIGFHLHPMVYFEGWQEEYGSLIDKVTTMFLPDELMMFSIGTLTFTKAVLRQLRTDHYPTRVLDMDLTAAAGKYSYPLDIKQAMFSFAYEQFPSSWKQGSPFFYLCMEDPSLWQPTFGYYYPNDKAFEAAMKSSYQACLERKRDRL is encoded by the coding sequence ATGAATCATCCCCTCTTTGCAACCCTTCCTACTGAGGAACAACACTATCTTATGCAGCTTGATGAGCGATACCACTTCAGTTTCCAACAGCAACGGCAGCTTATTGAAAGCGCATGTGATCTTGCCATGTGGCAACTAGGGCCGCTTGAAAAGTGGATAGATGAAGAGAAGGTGGCAAAACTGCAGGGAAAAGCCCAGGCAAAGGGATTGATTGCAAGCCATCTGAACAAAATGCAGGAGGAGCGGGAGAAACCAACTAACTACCAGGATTTCAATCCTGATACGCGCCTTCCTGACAAGTTCCAGAGTCTTCTTGTCTCCTCTGACACCCTGATGGGGAGATGTCCCTGCCCGGTGGAGGGAGAAAAAACCCGTTGTTGCAATCTCAAGACCCTCGATGTTGTGCAGCAGTGTGCGTTCGGTTGTTCCTACTGCTCGATTCAATCCTTTTACAACAGCCATGAAATAAAGGTGGTGGAAAATCTTTCAAAACGATTACAGGAACTCCATCTTGATGAGGATACCTGGCATATCGGTACCGGTCAAAGCAGCGATTCTCTCCTTTGGGGCAATGACTATGGGACCCTCGATGCGCTCTCCATCCTGGCTTCCCGCTATCCCAATCTCATCATAGAACTCAAGACAAAGAGCAAACGGAGTGACTATCTCAGCCTTGACCTTCCTTTTAACATTGTTTCTACATGGTCTCTCAATGCTCCAACGATTATCGAGAAAGAGGAACATTTGGCAGCGTCCCTCCAAGGACGACTTGATGCGGCAAGAAGGGCAAGGGACAAGGGAAGGATTATTGGGTTCCATCTGCATCCCATGGTCTACTTCGAGGGGTGGCAGGAGGAATATGGTTCGCTCATAGATAAGGTAACAACCATGTTCCTCCCCGATGAATTGATGATGTTCTCCATTGGAACACTTACCTTCACCAAGGCAGTGCTGAGACAACTCAGAACAGACCACTATCCAACCAGGGTACTGGACATGGATCTCACTGCAGCGGCAGGGAAATACTCCTATCCACTGGATATCAAGCAAGCAATGTTCTCATTCGCCTATGAGCAGTTCCCTTCCTCCTGGAAGCAAGGTTCTCCCTTCTTCTATCTCTGCATGGAGGACCCTTCGCTCTGGCAGCCAACCTTTGGCTACTACTACCCCAACGACAAGGCATTTGAGGCAGCGATGAAGTCCTCTTATCAAGCATGTCTGGAGAGGAAGAGAGACAGGTTATAG